In the genome of Mycobacterium lentiflavum, the window AAGAGCGACACGGCCGGCGCTGTGACCCAGCACCGTGAGGCGCTTCTTCCATACGTTGCTGATTCTCACCACATCGTCCTTATGTCGCCTTGTGCCCAATGATTTTGATGCTCGACACCGCGAACGTCCCATCACTGGGATCGGTGTCGTGTCCTGACCCAAAGCCGGTCGGGTCAGGGCCGCTGGTCGGTTGGGGGCCGCCGGTCGTCGGGGCGGGCCCACCCAAGATCCCGCCGAACGGTCCGCCGTCTGGCGCCGACGCGCTGGGCTGAGGAGCCGCGACCGGCCGGCTGGTTTGACGAATAATCACAGTGATTTTCGAGGCGCTCACCCCGGAAATCGGTTTGACCGCTTCACCGTGAACATTTCCTGTGTCCTGGTCGACAACCGTGTGCGCCGTGTCATTGAACTGCCATTGCAGCAACGTGACCACACGATGCTGTAGCCATGGATCACCACCGGACCCTTGGGCCGCGGCCGTATCCCCAGGCACGATGCTGACCGCAGTGATCACATACGCACGCTCGATTCCAGCGGGCCCGAGCGTGATGTAGAGCGGTTGGCCGTCCGTGTGCCGCACGCAAATCCACGGCGATGGCTTGTCGGGATCGGCAATAGATTTCGCCGATGTTGAGGCGCCCGCGGGGCAGTCGGAGGACGCCGTAAATGGCAGTGGGTGATCGCCGCCGTCAGCTGGCGCCGGTGCTGGCGCTATCGCCATAGTTGGTGCGACGCTCGACTTGATGGGATGCTGGCGTGGACTCGGAGAAGCATCATCAGGACCCGACAGTGAGACCCCCAGCGTGGTAATGACCGTCGCCAACATCACCACCGCAGCAAACGCCCCCAGCACCCACGGCGTGTATCTGCGCGTGCGCTGCCCCGTCGCCTCCAAATCGGCATCCACACAGGGGCTTTCGTCATCTGTCGGCTCGACGCTGTCGCCATCATCGTCGAAAGCACCCGCAGGCTCGTCGGCACTGTCGTCCTCGCCGACGGGTGGGGCGCCGTTGTCGCTGCTCGCGCCGTCGTCATCGGAGGTTTCATCGACTGCCTCGTCGACCGAGACGCACTCGTCGTCGTGGTCGTGTGCTGCATCGGCGTCTAGATCCACCCCAATTTGACGCAGCCATTGCTGATCAGAAACCGAGCTCATGGCCGCCGCCGACCCGAACGGTGCCCCGTCGCCCGACGCGGCGTGAATTTGCGCCGGTGATGGTACGCGGCCGGCAACCGCTGCACACGCGGCAATGCCGCCGCCGAAACATGGACATAGCCGTCATCGCGATCAGAAGCCAAGCCGGTGTCCTCACCGCGCACCACATACATCCGTTCGCGATGAGCAATCACCGGCGGCAGCAATGCCGATAGCGCCGCCTGCGGTGAGGCTTGGGGAACGGGCCGGCTCCACGCCTGCATGAGACGCTCATCGTCAGCGGCCTGGCGAGCGCGGTGTGCGCGTATCAACGCGACCGCGCCCCACACGCATCCCGCCACTACCAGCAACGGTATGAGTTTGATCAACAGTTCGACGATCGCCAACATGATCGCGGCGATGACGGTCATCAGCGCTGCGCCCGCCGCCACAAGCCCCTTCATCGCAATGCCCCTTCGTCGTTCTCGGCGCCGCTAGATCGGTGGGCGCCTATGCACGCAACCGTAAGCTGAAATAGGCGAGTCTGTCCACACTGTTAGACGACAATGGTTGCGTTTAGGTAGTTTCGTGGGCGTGAATGCACCTAATGATGGGCCAGCGCGCCTCGACCACTTCGTCGCCGAACGGTTGGCGGTCCTGCACATGTCCCGTGTCGAACTGGCCCGCCGCGGCGGACCCAACCGCTCGACACTGCACAAATCCAGCAACGGCTCACGCACCATGTCGGTAGCCACGCTGGTCCGCCTCGATGAGGCCCTGGGCTGGGCCCACGGGTCCTCAAAGGCGATCCTTGCCGGCGGGGTCCCAGCCACACCGCCACCCCAAGACACCCACGTACGCACCGTCTTGCAGGCCGTCGAAGGCCTCGTCGAGCAATGCCACTCAATCCTGGCCGACGCCCGTCAGTTGCTCAACGAACTCCTAGCAAGCCGGGACCCCGCCGAGCATGCCCGCTGACATCTTCGACGACCAACGCCGAGCCTGGATAGCTGCACACGCCGGGATATTCGTCTTCCAAAAGCGTCGCGCCGAACTACTCGCCAAGAAAATTCGCGCCCGCACACGCAGCGATGTCGGTGCCCGACCCGACCCACACGACGACGTCGTCGCCCTCCCGTTCCCGATGCGCTCCCCCACCTCGGCCAGCGGATCATTCGAAGCCGCACTGGTATTAACCTGTGCGACCATCGCGCCGCTGGGCTGGCTGGCAGGCAAACTCACTTACCTACTAATCGTCACGCTCATCCCCGAGCGGCTGCGCGCTTACCCGATCCCGGCACTACTCTGGGGCGCCGCGCTGGCAGCACTGCCGCTGCCGTTCTATAACCCTTCCCCGAGTCTCTGGGGCCAGCTGATCATCCCGTGGCTTCTGGTCCAACTGCCCGCGACCCTGCTCACCGCAGCCGTCTACGGCGTCCTCGAAGGCTGGTTGGCCGTGGAAGGATCCAGCGACTGGTGGCCACTGACACCCGAAGCTGTCGACGTTGACGATGACCTCATTCTCGGGCCGACGCTACCAATGACCACGGTCTTAGACCCGCCACCCGAACCTGGCCCATCACGGCGCATCCCGCCATCCCTGCACGCACGCCGACGAACCCCACCACCTATCCGCTGGGCCCCCATCCTCAGCGGAGCCGCGATCATCGCGGCGATCGCCAGTTGGTGTCTAATATGCGCAATCAGCGCCCTGCTGGGCTCCACCAACCAACACTTCGAACCGGTCAACTCAGAGGCGGTCTCGCAAAATTCGACGAATGAGCAGGAGACAGTCGCGTCGCGGGGGGTAGTTGGTGCGTAGCCTAAACCTTGTGCCCGACACCGTGAATGACAAAGACCGCGATCTCGGCGCCGTGCTCGAGCTGCTACACCGCGGCGAGGATGCATTCACAACGGTTCGAGCAACCTATCGGATCTGGCGCCACGACGAGCGGTTAGCGGCGGCGTTTCACGCCGACATCGAAGAGCAGAAGAGCCGCGGCGCATCGATTGCGACGGTCTCGTCGCGGCGAAGCGGCCCACCCGCCCCGGCCGAGCACGAGGAGATCCTTCGGATCTGGTGTCACGGAGATCGCATCCGCCAGGAACACGAAAGCGGCGACTGGCGCGACGGTGCCTACGGAGTCCGCCGCGGCGACCTATGGTGGTCCTGGAACTCCCACCTGGGAACTTTGAGCAATCAGGACGATCCGAAGCTTGGCAGCGGTATCGGCAAGGAAGTCTCTGTCATGCTCGATCCCACTCCACTGCTGAGTGCCATGAACTTCGCAGCCATTGGCCGCTCGACAATCGCGGGGCGCGCCACACTCACAGCCGACGCAACAGCGCGCCCGCCGGATTCACGTACCGGATTGCGATCCTTGGGGCTTCACCAACTCGGCACCGGTGCGGACCACTACACGCTTGAAATCGACCTCGAATGAGGAGTTCTCCTTGAATCCGTCGCTTCCGTGAAGCCAAGCCTTTCAAGCGGATCACGACCGTCGAAATCGTGTTCGATCATCCAATCGCCGACGAGCGCTTCCAGTTTGAGCCTCCGGCGTAGATCCAATCGATCGGCGGGCTACCACGCCCGCTGCGACTCACTTCCCGAAGCCCAGCAGCGCCTCAGGATCGAATCAAAACCTGACGTACCCATGTTGGAAATGACTGCGACACTGCGTCGTTCGGAGGACTCATATCCCCGCCCTCAAGCTTGTGACGGTCGCAGCGATCCGAAACTATCACTGGGCCTTTTTGATTCGGCGCTGAACCGCCTGGTCGAAGAAAGGCAGGAATTCGCTCCAGTCCGGGATAACGACTCGTTCGCCGGCTGTGCCGCGTTGCAAAAGCTGGGCTTCTTCCCGGGTTTGGGGTAGCAGTTCCTGCCAACCGATCGCCTGGCCGAATTGCGAGGATTGGCCTCGACTCCCGCCTGTGGGTTCATAGGATTCGGTGCGCCGGGTTGTCTCACCCAACCAATGCGAGGCCTGCTCAAGCAGATAGCGCTCGTGAGCTCCATACATGATCAGAGTGCCCGGAAACATATCCCGCAGCGCGTCAGCGTATTTGGGCCCAAACACCACGTCGAAGTGCGACGATGCCTGCACGGTCGCCAAGATGTTGACACCTAGTCCCGCTGACTCCCCCACATAGGTCAACAGATCCGGCAACGGACACGCGTTACATACCTCGTCAAGCTCCAGCAGTAGCCGATGAGTCAGTTGATGGTTGGCCATCTTACGGCGGAAATGGCGCACGATCGAATCGATGAGAGCCACCGCAGCGCCAGCGACCGAGCCGGTGTTCGGGGCGATCACAAACAACGTGGCGTCTGGCTCATCTAGCATGCGGACATCGAATGACTCCACAGCGATACGGTCGACCGCACTCAAATATGGTGCTCCCTCGTCGGCGCTCAAACCCAAACGCAGCCACGGTGTTACGGCCTTTGACACCGTGATCTTGATGCTGTCACGCAGCCGGGAGTCCATCCCGGCGATAACGGCATACAGCGGGGCCGCGAGTTTCGGTTGTTCGCACAGCCCGTAAGCTGTCAGCCACGACGGCCTCCCAATCTCGGGGATCTGCTGGTCTCCCTCGAGCTCGTCGATACCGAAATCTTGCACGGCATCGAGCACCCAGGGCATTCCCAAACCGTTTCCCAACGGGCTGGCCGCGTAGAGCAGACATGCCAACGGAGGCGCGGCCTGACTTTCCCAAAGCCCGCCCGCAGCAACAGCGTTGCCACCAGCTCCACTAAAACCCACGCCCGACGTCGCGAGCATGGTCTCAGCCACCGTCAACGCTTCATGGGCGCTGGTGATCATGCGGGTCGGGTCAGTGACCATCCGCCTAACCCCCGCTGGCCAGACCTCAGTGTGCTCGGGACGCAGATCGATCACACCCGTGATGCCAACATTGCGCCGCCTTAAAACAAGCTCTGCCAGGTCAGGTTTCGACGACACCAATACCTCGGGCCCGGGATGCATGAGCGCCGCCGGGGCCAATATTCTGCGCGTCTTACCTGTGCGTGTTGGTGCGCTCACCAGGATGTGAGGTGCTGTCGCAGCGCGCACGGCAACGTTTTCCCGATTGTAGGTCAGCCCGCAGTACGGGGTGTACGGTTCGTTGCCCACCGCGTCATCATGGCCGCGGCTGGCGTCAAACGTCTACCAAAGCAGCAACATTCGCCAACCATCAGTTCTAGACTGCTGTCGCAGAGTGCAGCGCCGTGGCCAGAATTCGGTTCACCGTCGTGTGGTGCAACTTCAGGCCCTCGGAAATCTCACCGGGCCGTTGCCCGTCAGCGTGGCGGCGCAGCACCGCGTCAATGACTTCTGGCGGCTGCTTGGTCTTTTTGGATGCCATCACTGTGCGTACGGCGCGGTCATGGCGCTCTCGGGTGGGCACAACAGGATCTGCTCTCGGAACCGACGATAGCGATTGCGCCGCGTCGACTCGCCCCGTGGTGCTATCCCGGTCTCCTGCTGAGGCCTCACCGAGTGGCAGATCTGTCGCCGACAGCCACACTTCCGTCTCTTCGTCGAGGGCCGCCGGCGCCTGCACCCGGCTGTGTTGGAGGCGGGTCAGGGCCACCAGGGCGACGGTCGCCTGGGCGGTCGTGACGTCAATGATCAATGGCCACAACCAGGCTAAGGTCGGGCGGATACCACAGCGGATGGCCAAGCTGCACAACGCATCAAATGACAGGCGAAAGGCACCCGCACCCAGTAACAGCGTCATGATGAGCGCCGCCCAAAACGTCAGAGTCGGGCGACGGTGCACCTTGATCAGAAGCGAAAGCCCTTCGGTGGACCCCAGCAACACCAAAGGTGGGGCCGTGGCTACCGCGGCCGCCAGCACCGGAGCGACGTGTTCGGCCTGCACGATCGCGTGTAACGCGTTGCCGGCGATCGAGGCCGCGCTTGCACCTATCAACACCACCCAAAAGAAACGCACTGCGCGACGCTGGGTTTGCAGATCGATGTCGGCAAGATCATCACGAGCGCTGTCGCAAGCCATACCCGCAATCGTGCACTCCCATCCCGATATTCGTCCACCAAGACCACCCACATCGGGCTGATCATTTACCGCAGATACGCATCTTCGTTACGGAAGGTCACAGGCCTCAGCGTGGTACGAAAGCGCTGTGTTTTCAGGGTGATTCGCTCGCCACGTTGTTCGATACGGATATCGGGTGCAGCACTAGCGGGCACATCACCGACTGTGATCGATGTGCGCGCCGGAGGGTAGCTGTTGGCGCCGCCGTTGTGTATCACCATCGTTGGAGGGCGAGGCGGCTGGGCCGTCATGTCACGTGTCGTCCAAATCCGCGGGGACGCCGACGTCATCGTCCAACGCCCAGTGGGGTCGTAGACAGCGACCTGTTCGCCTGCTGCGGCCGCCCGGCGAATCAGCCGCTTAACCACCTGGTCATCATCGACCCGCAAAACAATTCGGGTTGGGGCCGCAGGATCTGACATCGGCATCAGCAGCATAGCCTCACGCAGCTCACCCAGCAGCACACCGGATGCGCCGGCGACGACCGCTGTGTTGAGTTCGGCAGACACCGGCGTAGACGGCAAGCTCAGCCGCCTGCGCCCAGGCACAGTCAACGCCAACGCTTCCCACTGTCGGCCCGCCATCGGGTTAAGCACTAACCGCGGTGAGCTGGCAAGCGGTTGCACGGTGGTCAGCCGAACCAGGGCCGAAGCCCGCACCCCGCTAGGCTCGGCGCGCAACGCGATCACCAGGGTCGTGTGGTCGCTCTGGTAGGCCCACACGTCGTCGAGTTCAGCAGAGCGCACGTCCTCGGCGCTGAAGAAATACGCTGTGACATAGGCTTTCCCGCCGCGCTGCAGATTCGTCCATCGGTCCTGGTAGGACGCTGCCGCGTTCTCGGCCCCGCCCAGGCTCGCCGCCACCGCATCGTTGATCTGCTCTGCGGTCAAAAGCCGTGCACGACAGTTTGTTTGGCACAGCGCCCTGGTGATCCGCTGGGAAGCGGCCACCGCCGCGGCGATCGTGTCCCGCCGCCACAACAGTCCAGGCACAACACGGTCATTGCGCGTATCGAAACGGACCACCAACGTCACGCTGCGCTGACCAGCCGCCGGCAGCCCCCGCAGCGCCGCCTCATACAGCTCGGCATAGTTGTCTCGGGCCGTGCGGCTGCCCTCGCAGATGATGTCGACATCAACGCTCAATCCGCAGCGCTGCATCTCCTGCGCTATCACGCTAATCGGCACCGTATTAGGCGTTTTGGCGTGATCGGCATGCAACAGGGTAGGAATGTAGGGCTTGCCCAGCACCGAGATCATCGTGCACACGGTGTGCCCGTCGACCACGACACCAACCGTCTGCTCGTTGAGGGTGACATCGACCGGTTGAGGCAGGCCGAGTTTACGCACCCGGTGGCGAGTCCAGGACATGACGCGCCACACCCACTGCCACACGGTGCGCCGACGGAAGGTCACCATACAGATCACCAGTCCTAGTGCGGCGCCCGTGGCCACCGCGATCGGCCACGAATCCAACACGGCGTTCAGCGCCAGCGCAACCAAGCCTGCGACCACTTCGCCGCCGACCAGGGCGCGGGACCCGATACGGGCCGCAACAAATCGCTGCTTCATCAGATTTGCTCCCGGCGACGCGAGACCGTCAGGCCCACAGCAAGTCCCACTAAACTGACGACCGCGAGACCGGTAATGGAAATAGCGACCCAGCCCGGGCGCGCGTCGCGTGCCGGAGGCGGACCCGGCACCTTTAACGGGGCGCGCTGTACCCTGGGGGCGAACGTGTCTCCCGGCGGCACATCCCAGGTCAGCGCCGCAACCGGGTCCACGGTCCCATAACCGACGACATCGTCACGCCCACCGGCAGGAGGGTGGGCGGTGGCCTCTAACCGGTGAATCACTTGATGCGCTGTCAGATTCGGAAATTTGGCACGCACTAAAGCCGCCACTCCGGCGACGAACGCTGAGCTAAAGGAGCTGCCAGCGATCGGGTGCAGCTTGTCGTCATCGACTGAACCGTTGATCACCTGCCCGCTGGTCGACAGCCCCACGATGTCGGCTCCCGGCGCGGCCAGGCCGACCCAGGGGCCGTGCAATGAGGCGGCATCGCCGCTGGCGGGAACGCCGGTCGAATCGGTGGCCGACACCGCCACCACGTAGTCGCCAAACCAGGCCGGTGTGGCGATGGTTTTGACCGACGCCCATCCCCGAGTCGGATCACCCGGCAGCGGGTCCGGGTTTTGCCCATTGCAGCCCTGGGCATGAACGTTGCCCGCGGCTGCCACGATGACCACATCGCGGTCGAGCGCGGCATAGCGGACCGCATCGGCCAAGGCGCTTTGATCCTGCAGCTTGGCTGTCGAGATACACGACACCACACTGATGTTGATCACTTTGACGCCCAGATTGGCCGCATGCACGATTGCGCGTGCCAACGAATTGATGTCACCGGCGCGGCGAACGTCCTCGGGGTTGTCGGACACGCCGGGATCAACAAGGCCGAAGGTTTGTGCGGTCTGGCGAATCGAGACCAGCACTGCGTCCGGGGCGATGCCGACCAGGGCATCTGGACCACCACCTGGCGGTGGCTGCAGCGGCGCCGGACCGCGACCGTCACCAAGGGTAGCCGGAGACGGCGGGGCCCCCGCCCATGCTGGCTGGTCGGGCTCAGGCGGTGGCGGTGGCGGGGCCACCGTTTGGGTGACCGTGACGGTCGGCGGAGGTGGTGGCGGAGGGATCTGTCGCGGCAGCGGAGCCCCGGCTGGCGGGGCCGCAGGCACTGCCCATGTCGGCTTAGGGACCAGCGCGAGACCGGAGGGGGCCGCCCCAATCAGTGAGGCCACTACTGTGCCGTGCCCGTCGCAATCCGCTAAGCCGTCACCGAACGGGCCCATGACATAGTCCCCGCCAGAGACCAGGTGCGGGAGCCGAGGTTGTGCGGCAACGCCGGTATCGATGATCCCGACGACCACGCCAACTCCGGTGGATTCTTTCCACGCTTCTGGCATGTTCATCAGTTGCAGCGCCGCGGGTAACTCGCGCAAATCCGTGCCCGGCAACACACCGGTTGTGGTGCACGCTGCGATCTGGCGCATCGGCTGATCGGGCCCGGGCGCGGGGTCAGGCGGGGGCGGCCCAGGTGGCACCACCGGGGGATCAATCGCGCCAGCCACGCCGCCCGATACGGCCACCAGCGCTGCGGCGAGCCCAATAGCGCACAGCGTGCTCGCGGCTTTGATCATGATCCGTGCACCGCGTTTCGTACCACCCACAGCAGGTTCAGCAACCAGATCGCCCATGGCACAACGAAAATCAGCAGAATGTACTCGCTGACCTCGACAGCGCGGTTCACCGGGGCGCTGATGTGTGCTTTGGGCACCACCAGTGTTCCAAGCAGGCCCAGGGCGGCCAAAAGTAGCGCTGCGGCAACGCATATCAGTGTCACGACCGGCGAGACCGGATTGGGGGCGCTTGCGTATCGGCCGATCACCACCGCTACCGCGGCGACCGCGCCCACGGCCAGTGCCACCGATTGATTGCGATCGACGAACGAGCGGGACCGGAGCACAAAGATAGCGCAAATTCCCAAAGTGAACGCCAAAAACCGCCAGCCGCCACCGGTTTCGGGCATCACTGCATACCGCGCGGCCACGACCAACACCACAGCGGCGCCGCACAGCAGTCCCGTCACGATCGCGGTGCCGCGCCGCGCCCACGTCGCGATCTGCTCAACGGTGTCAGTGCCCGGGCGC includes:
- a CDS encoding helix-turn-helix domain-containing protein — translated: MNAPNDGPARLDHFVAERLAVLHMSRVELARRGGPNRSTLHKSSNGSRTMSVATLVRLDEALGWAHGSSKAILAGGVPATPPPQDTHVRTVLQAVEGLVEQCHSILADARQLLNELLASRDPAEHAR
- a CDS encoding type IV secretory system conjugative DNA transfer family protein, with translation MGNEPYTPYCGLTYNRENVAVRAATAPHILVSAPTRTGKTRRILAPAALMHPGPEVLVSSKPDLAELVLRRRNVGITGVIDLRPEHTEVWPAGVRRMVTDPTRMITSAHEALTVAETMLATSGVGFSGAGGNAVAAGGLWESQAAPPLACLLYAASPLGNGLGMPWVLDAVQDFGIDELEGDQQIPEIGRPSWLTAYGLCEQPKLAAPLYAVIAGMDSRLRDSIKITVSKAVTPWLRLGLSADEGAPYLSAVDRIAVESFDVRMLDEPDATLFVIAPNTGSVAGAAVALIDSIVRHFRRKMANHQLTHRLLLELDEVCNACPLPDLLTYVGESAGLGVNILATVQASSHFDVVFGPKYADALRDMFPGTLIMYGAHERYLLEQASHWLGETTRRTESYEPTGGSRGQSSQFGQAIGWQELLPQTREEAQLLQRGTAGERVVIPDWSEFLPFFDQAVQRRIKKAQ
- a CDS encoding DUF2637 domain-containing protein; its protein translation is MACDSARDDLADIDLQTQRRAVRFFWVVLIGASAASIAGNALHAIVQAEHVAPVLAAAVATAPPLVLLGSTEGLSLLIKVHRRPTLTFWAALIMTLLLGAGAFRLSFDALCSLAIRCGIRPTLAWLWPLIIDVTTAQATVALVALTRLQHSRVQAPAALDEETEVWLSATDLPLGEASAGDRDSTTGRVDAAQSLSSVPRADPVVPTRERHDRAVRTVMASKKTKQPPEVIDAVLRRHADGQRPGEISEGLKLHHTTVNRILATALHSATAV
- the eccE gene encoding type VII secretion protein EccE: MKQRFVAARIGSRALVGGEVVAGLVALALNAVLDSWPIAVATGAALGLVICMVTFRRRTVWQWVWRVMSWTRHRVRKLGLPQPVDVTLNEQTVGVVVDGHTVCTMISVLGKPYIPTLLHADHAKTPNTVPISVIAQEMQRCGLSVDVDIICEGSRTARDNYAELYEAALRGLPAAGQRSVTLVVRFDTRNDRVVPGLLWRRDTIAAAVAASQRITRALCQTNCRARLLTAEQINDAVAASLGGAENAAASYQDRWTNLQRGGKAYVTAYFFSAEDVRSAELDDVWAYQSDHTTLVIALRAEPSGVRASALVRLTTVQPLASSPRLVLNPMAGRQWEALALTVPGRRRLSLPSTPVSAELNTAVVAGASGVLLGELREAMLLMPMSDPAAPTRIVLRVDDDQVVKRLIRRAAAAGEQVAVYDPTGRWTMTSASPRIWTTRDMTAQPPRPPTMVIHNGGANSYPPARTSITVGDVPASAAPDIRIEQRGERITLKTQRFRTTLRPVTFRNEDAYLR
- a CDS encoding S8 family serine peptidase codes for the protein MIKAASTLCAIGLAAALVAVSGGVAGAIDPPVVPPGPPPPDPAPGPDQPMRQIAACTTTGVLPGTDLRELPAALQLMNMPEAWKESTGVGVVVGIIDTGVAAQPRLPHLVSGGDYVMGPFGDGLADCDGHGTVVASLIGAAPSGLALVPKPTWAVPAAPPAGAPLPRQIPPPPPPPTVTVTQTVAPPPPPPEPDQPAWAGAPPSPATLGDGRGPAPLQPPPGGGPDALVGIAPDAVLVSIRQTAQTFGLVDPGVSDNPEDVRRAGDINSLARAIVHAANLGVKVINISVVSCISTAKLQDQSALADAVRYAALDRDVVIVAAAGNVHAQGCNGQNPDPLPGDPTRGWASVKTIATPAWFGDYVVAVSATDSTGVPASGDAASLHGPWVGLAAPGADIVGLSTSGQVINGSVDDDKLHPIAGSSFSSAFVAGVAALVRAKFPNLTAHQVIHRLEATAHPPAGGRDDVVGYGTVDPVAALTWDVPPGDTFAPRVQRAPLKVPGPPPARDARPGWVAISITGLAVVSLVGLAVGLTVSRRREQI